CATGCCTCATAGGCTGTCCGTTTGGTAACATTAACTGGAAATACCCTAGAGGTGGATTTGGAGTTTCGTGGAAAAACGGCTAAACATTTAGCACAACTATTAAGTTGCTCTTTGCCTTTTCAGATTTCGGCACCCCCTCTTCATGGTGTGTAATGTTCCTATGACATTAATATACCTAATCCTAATTCCAGTCCAAAGGTGGCATTTCACCTTCCAGTGAATGTGGTAACTTGAAATGCAAAAAAGGACTTGAGTAAAAAAATAATTTATCTACCACTATCTTAATCCTCTCTACTTCGTCAAATAGATGTAGTATAAGTTGAGGGGAGGAAATTTCAGATGTTTGATGCTGATAAAAAAGAAAAGGCTCTTACGGCTTTAACCGAGCTCTGCCATCATTGCGGAGATCAACATTCCGATGAGTGTCCGTTGGCTAAAGCTATGGTTGCTGTAAAAGCTATCCCTACCGCATAAAATGATTCCATGAAAAACCCGATATCCATGAAAAGAAGATCCCGCCGTAAATACGGCGGGATCTTCTTTTCACTTCATTAATAGCATTCCATATAATCTCCCTCACTTCAACCCCACCTTAAACACAAACTATACTTTGACCACTGAATTTTAACCTTTCCTCCAATCCTAGGGAATAAATTCTTTAATTAACGTTCTCATTTTCTAATTCATCGGAGGTAGGGTAAGCAGTCAAATTTTATTGGTCTTTCCTGAACCCCACATAAGCATCGACTTACAGGCAGAGGAATTCAGTTGGATCTAATGATAAAAATGGTAATAACGCTCTTTCCAATTACCATCTATAACCATTGACATAGTATAAATTAAAGTGTATCTTTCTAAATGAGAATAGTTATCATATTCATTCAGTGAGAGGAGGTAAATAATGATTCGGGGAATTAAAACTACAATACTTATTTTAACGATTCTGGTAATCACATTTAGTCCTATTAAAGTGTGGGCCTCAACTCAAGCATCGGACAACATGACCAGGGCGGAACTCTCTATCGATCAAGCCTTAACGGAGACAAACCAAGGGCATTTATCAGAAGCGAAACAAAACTATCAAAAATTCCGCGATAATTGGGGCGAAATTGAAGATGGCGTAAAACAGGAATCTAGCGATGCGTATAAAGATATTGAATCCAATTTGGGTCAAGTGGATTATGCTTTTATGCAAACTAAACAAGAGAATATAACCCAGGCCTTACAAGGGCTTAGAAACGTGAATCAGAAGTTTATCCGTGGAGAGTTCCCCAAGGGCCAACAGTTCAAACAAGAGAATATTTCACTAAGTGATTTCATCGTTCTATTGCAACAAGCTAAGATCAAAGCCCAAGATCATCAACAGCAACCAGCGCTGACCGAGATTTCGAAAGTGCGGGAATCCTGGTTAAGTGTGGAAGGAGTTGTAGTTGCTCAATCCGCAGCCGTTTATCGTGATTCGGAAAGAGACATGGTCACTGTAAATGCGATGCTTTCAGCGAATCCACCCAATTATCAAAATGCGATTCAACTATTGGATCAGATGATTAATTACTTGAGCCCACTGGCAGGTAAATCCGGGTATACGTTTTGGGATGCCGCTATGATCCTAATACGTGAAGGCCTTGAAGCGCTCTTGGTTATTGCTGCTTTACTGGCTTTTGTCAAGAAGTCTGGCAGAACCAAGGGAAACGGATGGATATGGCTAGGGGTTTCAGGGGGTCTACTTCTCAGCCTTGTTGTCGCGATCATTGTAAAGTATGTATTCTCTTCCGGCGCATTTGGTAGTAATAATGCTCTGATCAATGGATGGACCGGAGTATTTGCAGCTGTTATGCTCCTATACATGAGTTATTGGCTACATAGTCAATCCAATGTTGCTGATTGGCAAAAGTATATCCGCAATAAAAGCGAATCTGCTTTGGATACTGGACGGATGGTTTCCTTAGGAGTTCTTTCTTTTCTAGCTGTCTTCAGGGAAGGAACAGAAACAGTGTTGTTCTTTATCGGGATGGTCAATCAAATTAGTATGCAAGCACTTGTGCTTGGTCTAGTCGTCGGATTTGGTTTACTTTCCGCTCTAGCTTATTTAATGATTCGCTTAGGATTGAGGCTTCCTATCCGCCCCTTTTTCATGGTTTCCAGTGTGATCGTCTTTTACCTATGTATTAAGTTTACCGAAATGGGGATTCATGGTTTGCAATTGGCCGGTACAATACCATCTACAACTGCTTCGAGTATACCTAATATCGACTTCATTGCTCTATATTCATCATGGCAGAGCGCTCTTCCCCAAATTGCTTTAGTTATTAGTGCCCTAGGCGTAATTCTTTGGAAACGGTTAACTGCCAAAAAACACAGGGTAAAAGAATCGCACGTAATACGTTAAAAAAGTCCAATTAAATATTTTGGAGGAAATTTCAATGAAATCATCTCGCATAATACTTACTTTAACTCTCGTAATCAGTCTAGGAATTATTGCCGGATGTGGCGCAAATAACACAACTCCCACGACGCCAAGCACTTCCACACAAGCAACAAAAACAGATCAAACAACATCCCAAGACACATCTAAACAAGGGACATCTACTCAAACACCTTCAGTCATTAAAACAGGCGTAGCAAAGATGCTTAGCATCACAGCAGATTTGAAAACGGCTATTGACGCTGGAGATGAAGCAAAGGTTAAAGTGACTGGGCCTCAGTTAGAAGATGCTTGGAAACCCTTTGAGGATGACGCAAAACAGAAATACCCCGATCTTTATAAAAGAGTAGAAGAATCTCTTGATCCGACTATAGCGTGTTCGAAGGCAAGCCCTCTGGACAAGCAAATTCTCGGGAAATTAAATGAAAATTTAACCCAGGCATTAAATGAATTAGCAGCAAAAGAATAGTATGTAATAATCCCATTTACACACAACAAAACATAGGCATCAATCTCGTTTGGAAGTATCAAAAAGCCGCTCGACTTCTGAACAGAACCCCTAAAAACAGACATTGAAAGAAAAAGACCTCCTAATTGTAGAATTTAAGAATCTGCAGTAGGAGGTTTTGTTATGAAATATTTTGGAGAACTAATTATTCTAGAAGTGTATTAGATGAAGGAAAATGGAAAACTTCAATTTTACAGCTCTACAGTGACCAAGGGTTTCAATACACTTCAACGGGGTATTTCAGCCTAAGTTCATGGCCCTCATACGTGAACGCGAACAGACAGTGTAGCTAATGATCTGGCTGTTGCATAGGTCAAGAATTGTGGAAAGGTAGAGTTATAAAGCTTTAGAATTTATTCTGCATCAATAAGTAAGCATATCACTGGATTACTTCGAACCATAATGGAGATTGATCCTCAGGGTCGCCATTATAATTAACAGTTATCTCTACGTTCTCCTGTATATCTTTCCATGCATAGAAGTCAATCGATTGGTTTTCAATATTCGTATGATATCTCGCATTAGGTGAGTAGGAATGATTATATATCGAGCCATATCCCAAAGCAAGAGCTTTATCCTCTCCCCAACGGAAGATGTAGTTTGAAAGTATGCTCCCCCTCATGCGCTCCCATTCTGTTTTAGGTATAACTATTACAGGCACTCCCTCTATAAATTCCCCCTTTTTAATATTGCGCACCGCAAATATTCCCCGACCATATTTTTGAGTATTTTTCATAATAACTGGTCGCAACGTATTACTACTCCCTTCAAATTAAATCATTAATCAAAGGTTTCTAATTTCCATCCGGCTTGATTAATCAAACTACTTTTCTTAAATTACTAATGGAATTAACCATGTCCTTTTCCATCAGTGTTTGGCGTTGGACCGTGTCCTTTTCCGTCACTATCAGGCGTTAAACCGTGTTGACCGTCAGTTGGCATTGGGCCATGTCCGATACCTAGTCCACTTTGTGGCATCGGTGCTGCTGGATGTTGATCCATATGGCCGTCTGTTGCCATTAGGCCTCCTCCGGTACCGAATCCACCTTGGGGCATCGGTGTTCCTGGACCTTGATTCATGTGGCCGTCTGGTGGCATTAGGCCCACTCCGGCACCGAATC
This window of the Desulfosporosinus sp. Sb-LF genome carries:
- a CDS encoding FTR1 family protein, whose amino-acid sequence is MIRGIKTTILILTILVITFSPIKVWASTQASDNMTRAELSIDQALTETNQGHLSEAKQNYQKFRDNWGEIEDGVKQESSDAYKDIESNLGQVDYAFMQTKQENITQALQGLRNVNQKFIRGEFPKGQQFKQENISLSDFIVLLQQAKIKAQDHQQQPALTEISKVRESWLSVEGVVVAQSAAVYRDSERDMVTVNAMLSANPPNYQNAIQLLDQMINYLSPLAGKSGYTFWDAAMILIREGLEALLVIAALLAFVKKSGRTKGNGWIWLGVSGGLLLSLVVAIIVKYVFSSGAFGSNNALINGWTGVFAAVMLLYMSYWLHSQSNVADWQKYIRNKSESALDTGRMVSLGVLSFLAVFREGTETVLFFIGMVNQISMQALVLGLVVGFGLLSALAYLMIRLGLRLPIRPFFMVSSVIVFYLCIKFTEMGIHGLQLAGTIPSTTASSIPNIDFIALYSSWQSALPQIALVISALGVILWKRLTAKKHRVKESHVIR
- a CDS encoding SET domain-containing protein, encoding MKNTQKYGRGIFAVRNIKKGEFIEGVPVIVIPKTEWERMRGSILSNYIFRWGEDKALALGYGSIYNHSYSPNARYHTNIENQSIDFYAWKDIQENVEITVNYNGDPEDQSPLWFEVIQ